The following proteins are co-located in the Bradyrhizobium sp. AZCC 2176 genome:
- a CDS encoding DUF2794 domain-containing protein: MSSISEDTEPSESRAVARPATAVPLPNRVTFNRLELNRILNLYGRMVADGEWRDYAIDFLKDRAVFSVFRRASEVPIYRIEKDPRLARKQGMYSVISATGLILRRGHELERVLLVIDRKLALV, encoded by the coding sequence ATGAGCTCGATATCGGAGGATACCGAACCAAGCGAAAGCCGCGCAGTGGCGCGCCCCGCCACTGCAGTCCCGCTGCCAAATCGTGTCACGTTCAATCGTCTCGAACTCAACCGCATCCTCAATCTGTATGGCCGCATGGTCGCCGACGGCGAATGGCGCGACTACGCTATCGACTTTCTGAAGGACCGTGCGGTGTTTTCGGTGTTCCGCCGCGCCTCCGAAGTCCCGATTTACCGGATCGAGAAGGATCCGCGGCTCGCGCGCAAGCAGGGCATGTACAGCGTGATCTCGGCGACCGGCCTGATCCTGCGCCGCGGCCACGAACTCGAGCGCGTGCTGCTGGTGATCGACCGCAAGCTGGCGCTGGTTTAG
- a CDS encoding GNAT family N-acetyltransferase: MSAAEIRPATEADLPAITEIYEHAVRYGTATFEIVPPDLAEMTRRFSVLMDGGFPYFAASVEGDVIGYAYAGPYRPRPAYRFTVENSVYLKPSTHRRGIGLQLMQRLIAECEARGYRQMIAVIGDSANAGSIGVHAKTGFQMIGTHPSVGFKFGRWLDTVMMQRALGEGSTTVPTS, encoded by the coding sequence ATGTCCGCCGCTGAAATCCGGCCCGCCACCGAGGCCGACCTCCCCGCCATCACTGAAATCTACGAGCATGCCGTGCGCTACGGCACCGCGACGTTCGAGATTGTCCCGCCGGATCTGGCCGAGATGACCCGGCGGTTCAGTGTCCTGATGGACGGCGGCTTCCCCTATTTCGCGGCCTCGGTCGAAGGCGATGTGATCGGCTATGCGTATGCCGGCCCTTATCGGCCGCGCCCGGCCTATCGTTTCACGGTGGAGAACTCGGTCTATCTAAAGCCCTCGACCCACCGCCGGGGCATCGGCTTGCAACTGATGCAGCGGCTGATCGCCGAATGCGAGGCGCGGGGCTACCGGCAGATGATCGCCGTGATCGGCGATTCCGCCAATGCCGGTTCGATCGGGGTTCACGCCAAGACTGGCTTCCAGATGATCGGAACCCATCCGAGCGTCGGCTTCAAATTCGGACGCTGGCTGGACACGGTCATGATGCAGCGTGCGCTCGGCGAAGGCAGCACGACGGTCCCCACTTCGTAG
- a CDS encoding Bax inhibitor-1/YccA family protein, whose translation MSDLDRNYVSPFGRAAGRVDAAAVDAGLRAYMLRIYNYMSIGLAITGLAALGVYMAAVTTDQAGAVARFGNAYLTQFGYAMFVSPLKWLFILAPLAMVFAISAGINRLRPATAQMLFWVFSALMGISLSSIFLVYTHTSIVRVFFITAATFGALSLYGYTTKRDMSGMGSFLFMGLIGVIIASLVNLFLASSMLQFIVSVVGVLVFAGLTAWDTQRLKNEYIYGYASGGADVEERAAITGALSLYLNFINLFTLLLQLLGQRD comes from the coding sequence ATGTCGGACCTAGACCGTAACTACGTATCTCCTTTCGGCCGGGCTGCCGGACGCGTTGACGCCGCGGCCGTCGATGCCGGTCTGCGCGCCTACATGCTGCGCATCTACAACTACATGAGCATCGGCCTGGCGATCACCGGCCTTGCCGCGCTCGGCGTCTACATGGCCGCGGTGACCACCGATCAGGCCGGCGCCGTCGCCAGGTTCGGCAACGCCTACCTGACGCAGTTCGGCTATGCGATGTTCGTCAGCCCGCTGAAGTGGCTGTTCATCCTCGCGCCGCTGGCCATGGTGTTCGCGATCTCGGCCGGCATCAACCGGCTGCGGCCGGCGACCGCCCAGATGCTGTTCTGGGTGTTCTCGGCGCTGATGGGCATTTCGCTGTCGTCGATCTTCCTGGTGTATACGCACACCTCGATCGTGCGGGTGTTCTTCATCACCGCAGCGACCTTCGGCGCGCTGAGCCTCTACGGTTACACCACCAAGCGTGACATGAGCGGCATGGGGTCGTTCCTGTTCATGGGCCTGATCGGCGTCATCATCGCGAGCCTGGTCAACCTGTTCCTGGCGAGCTCGATGCTGCAGTTCATCGTGTCCGTGGTCGGCGTACTGGTGTTCGCGGGCCTCACCGCCTGGGATACCCAGCGGCTGAAGAACGAGTACATCTATGGCTATGCTTCGGGAGGCGCTGACGTTGAGGAGCGTGCGGCGATCACCGGCGCACTGTCGCTCTACCTGAACTTCATCAACCTGTTCACGCTGCTCCTGCAGCTCCTCGGCCAGCGCGACTAG
- a CDS encoding ABC transporter ATP-binding protein: protein MDSRIEPSSLTGLEPDTISISNVNLSLGTGAARVHILKDISLRVASGEAIGLIGPSGSGKSTLLMVMAGLERPDSGEVVVNGTPFNALDEDALARFRGRQVGIVFQSFHLIPTMTALENVAVPLELAGNPDAAERAARELTSVGLGDRLHHYPTQLSGGEQQRVALARALAPDPAILVADEPTGNLDEATGKQIVDMLFTKHAERGMTLVLVTHDTSLAQRCDRVVRLRSGRIDGHS from the coding sequence ATGGACAGTCGCATCGAACCCTCTTCACTGACCGGCCTCGAGCCGGACACCATTTCCATCTCCAACGTCAACCTCTCGCTCGGCACAGGCGCCGCCCGCGTTCATATCCTGAAAGATATCAGCCTTCGTGTGGCATCGGGCGAGGCGATCGGCCTGATCGGACCCTCAGGCTCGGGCAAATCGACCTTGCTGATGGTGATGGCGGGGTTGGAACGTCCTGACAGCGGAGAGGTGGTGGTCAACGGCACGCCGTTCAATGCCCTCGATGAGGACGCGCTGGCCCGCTTCCGCGGCCGTCAGGTCGGCATCGTGTTCCAGTCGTTTCATCTGATCCCGACCATGACGGCGCTGGAAAACGTCGCGGTGCCGCTGGAGCTCGCCGGCAATCCCGACGCGGCCGAGCGGGCGGCGCGGGAATTGACGTCCGTCGGGCTCGGCGACCGCCTGCATCATTATCCGACGCAATTGTCTGGCGGTGAGCAGCAGCGCGTGGCGCTTGCCCGGGCGCTGGCGCCCGATCCCGCAATACTCGTAGCGGACGAGCCGACCGGCAATCTCGACGAAGCCACCGGCAAGCAGATCGTCGACATGCTGTTCACCAAGCACGCCGAGCGCGGCATGACCTTGGTGCTGGTGACGCACGACACCTCGCTGGCGCAGCGCTGCGACCGCGTGGTGCGGCTGCGCTCGGGCCGGATCGACGGACATTCATGA
- a CDS encoding arylesterase has product MARSYGTSTTRVEGLKRMFAHIRVLIVALMMAGPVLVHAQAQVPAQGLPTASAKPVKMVVLGDSLSAGLGLQATAAFPARLQKALGDKGIKVDMTNAGVSGDTTSGGRDRLDWSIPEGTEAVIVELGANDALRGIDPAVTRAALTDILARLKARKIAVLLCGMLAPPNYGSEYAARFNAIYPELSKSFGVPLYPFFLEGVAADAKLNQADGLHPTAEGIDVIVKNILPMVEAFLGTISGQRS; this is encoded by the coding sequence ATGGCTCGGTCATATGGCACTTCCACCACTCGGGTCGAGGGCTTGAAACGGATGTTTGCGCACATACGCGTGTTGATTGTGGCTTTGATGATGGCAGGCCCGGTTTTGGTCCACGCCCAGGCTCAAGTCCCAGCTCAAGGCTTGCCAACCGCGTCGGCCAAACCGGTCAAAATGGTCGTCCTTGGCGATTCCTTGAGCGCCGGCCTCGGCCTGCAGGCCACGGCGGCATTTCCCGCCCGCCTGCAAAAGGCGTTGGGCGACAAGGGGATAAAGGTCGATATGACCAATGCCGGGGTGTCCGGCGACACCACGTCCGGCGGCCGCGATCGGCTGGACTGGTCGATTCCCGAGGGAACCGAGGCGGTGATTGTTGAACTCGGCGCCAACGACGCGCTACGCGGGATCGATCCCGCCGTTACCCGTGCTGCATTGACCGATATCCTGGCGCGGCTGAAGGCGCGCAAGATTGCCGTTCTGCTGTGCGGAATGTTGGCGCCGCCCAATTACGGCAGCGAATACGCCGCGCGTTTCAACGCGATCTATCCGGAGCTTTCCAAATCCTTCGGCGTTCCACTCTACCCGTTCTTCCTGGAAGGGGTTGCCGCAGATGCCAAACTCAACCAGGCGGACGGCCTGCATCCGACCGCAGAGGGCATCGATGTCATCGTCAAAAATATTCTGCCTATGGTGGAGGCATTTCTCGGCACGATCTCCGGGCAGAGGAGTTGA
- a CDS encoding nucleotidyltransferase family protein, which translates to MDMQDEWLRDLRSWASNNGSVRELWLFGSRATGQSRPGSDVDLALALMPATDGTDWALGNFFALDGNWRRELEAIVGHHVSLEAIVPNTPEDEAVRRCGTLLWSADAG; encoded by the coding sequence ATGGATATGCAGGATGAATGGCTGCGCGACCTTCGCTCGTGGGCAAGCAACAACGGCAGCGTTCGCGAACTTTGGCTGTTCGGCAGCCGCGCCACCGGGCAGTCAAGACCAGGTAGCGATGTCGATCTTGCCCTTGCGCTGATGCCCGCGACGGACGGGACCGACTGGGCGCTGGGAAACTTTTTCGCGCTTGACGGCAACTGGAGACGGGAACTTGAAGCAATTGTGGGGCACCACGTCAGCCTTGAAGCCATTGTGCCAAACACTCCCGAGGATGAAGCGGTGCGGCGCTGCGGCACCCTTCTTTGGTCAGCAGATGCTGGTTGA
- a CDS encoding ABC transporter permease, which produces MSVISEPAYRSRASSLALRYALRELRSGLRGFYVFVACIALGVMAIAGVGSVAASLSEGLTREGRTLLGGDVAFSLIQREAKPEEAAFLRARGQVSVAAALRVMARSHDGKLALVELKAVDGNYPMLGEVTLDPKMPMAGLLAERDGAFGAAVDSTLLARLDLKLGDRITIGNASFQIRSVVGAEPDKLAGNVGLGPRVLVSEQSLRATGLLQPGSLVRWIYRVKLPDNAADDRAATQLIESARSALPEAGWWIRSSSNASPQLERTINRFTQFLTLVGLAALLVGGVGVANAVKSHIDRRRDVIASFKALGATGRDVFTIYLTQVILLAAVGSVIGLAVGAALPFVIVGVFGKLLPLPVIPALHPDELALSFIYGLLTALAFGLWPLGRVHDVPVAALFREEVAREWHRPRWAYLALMAVVIALLVAVAIGLAYDKRVAAVFVVSSVAVFALLRGVAAGLMALARRTPRSRITMLRLAIANIYRPGALTPSVVMSLGLGLAVLVTITQIDGNLRRQFLAALPERAPSFYFIDIPTADADRFGAFLKQVAPQSTVEDVPMLRGRIVAARGVKADELKPSQDSEWVLQSDRGLTYTGDVPKGSKVVEGEWWRADYSGPPLVSLEKKIADGLKLKIGDEIVVNVLGRDIPAKISNLRNVDWQGLGINFVLVFSPNAFKGAPHSHVATLSEVHPDPAGDARIIKQVADAFPMVTSVRVREALETVGTVITNLVLAIRGASAVTLISAILVLGGALAAGHRHRVYDAVILKTLGATRARLLGAYALEYLMIGLATAVFGVIAGSIAAWLIVTRLMTLSFIWQAGSAAGVVAAALVVTVGLGLAGTLLALNQKPASVLRNL; this is translated from the coding sequence ATGAGCGTCATTTCCGAACCCGCTTACCGCAGCCGCGCGTCATCCCTTGCCCTGCGCTACGCGCTTCGCGAACTGCGAAGCGGCCTGCGCGGCTTTTACGTCTTCGTCGCCTGCATCGCGCTCGGCGTGATGGCGATTGCCGGCGTCGGCTCGGTCGCAGCCAGCCTCAGCGAGGGCTTGACGCGCGAGGGCCGTACGCTGCTCGGCGGCGATGTGGCGTTCTCGCTGATCCAGCGCGAAGCCAAGCCGGAGGAAGCAGCCTTCCTGCGCGCGCGCGGCCAGGTTTCGGTCGCGGCGGCGCTGCGCGTGATGGCCCGCAGCCATGACGGCAAGCTGGCGCTGGTCGAACTCAAGGCGGTGGACGGCAACTACCCGATGCTCGGGGAAGTGACACTCGATCCCAAAATGCCGATGGCTGGTCTGCTGGCCGAGCGCGACGGCGCGTTCGGCGCGGCGGTCGATTCGACCTTGCTGGCGCGGCTCGACCTGAAGCTCGGCGACCGCATCACCATCGGCAACGCCAGCTTCCAGATCCGCAGTGTCGTCGGCGCCGAGCCGGACAAGCTCGCCGGCAATGTCGGATTGGGCCCGCGCGTTCTGGTCAGCGAGCAGAGCCTGCGCGCCACCGGTCTGTTGCAGCCCGGCAGTCTGGTGCGCTGGATCTACCGCGTGAAGCTGCCGGACAACGCCGCCGACGATCGCGCCGCCACCCAGTTGATCGAGAGCGCGCGCAGCGCCCTGCCGGAAGCCGGCTGGTGGATCCGCAGCAGCAGCAATGCGTCGCCACAGCTCGAACGAACCATCAATCGCTTCACCCAGTTCCTGACGCTGGTCGGCCTCGCGGCCCTTCTGGTCGGCGGCGTCGGCGTCGCCAACGCCGTCAAGAGCCATATCGACCGCCGCCGCGACGTCATCGCCTCATTCAAGGCGCTCGGCGCCACCGGTCGCGACGTCTTCACGATCTATTTGACGCAGGTGATCCTGCTCGCCGCGGTCGGCTCGGTGATCGGGCTAGCCGTCGGCGCGGCCTTGCCGTTCGTCATTGTCGGCGTGTTCGGCAAGCTGCTGCCGCTGCCCGTGATACCCGCCCTGCATCCGGACGAACTGGCACTGTCGTTCATCTACGGCCTGCTCACGGCGCTCGCCTTCGGATTATGGCCGCTCGGCCGGGTGCATGACGTGCCGGTTGCGGCGCTGTTTCGCGAAGAGGTCGCCCGCGAATGGCACCGCCCGCGCTGGGCCTATCTCGCGCTGATGGCCGTGGTGATCGCGCTGCTGGTCGCCGTCGCCATCGGGCTTGCCTATGACAAGCGGGTCGCAGCCGTGTTCGTCGTCTCCTCGGTCGCGGTGTTTGCGCTGCTGCGTGGCGTCGCCGCCGGGCTGATGGCGCTGGCACGCCGCACGCCACGCAGCCGCATCACGATGCTGCGGCTGGCGATTGCCAACATCTACCGGCCCGGCGCGCTGACGCCCTCGGTCGTGATGTCGCTCGGCCTCGGGCTCGCGGTCCTGGTCACCATTACCCAGATCGACGGCAATTTGCGCCGGCAATTCCTGGCCGCTTTGCCGGAGCGCGCCCCCTCGTTCTACTTCATCGATATTCCGACCGCCGACGCCGACCGCTTCGGTGCCTTCCTCAAGCAGGTCGCGCCGCAATCGACTGTTGAGGACGTGCCGATGCTGCGCGGGCGCATCGTTGCCGCCCGCGGCGTCAAGGCCGACGAACTCAAGCCGTCGCAGGATTCCGAATGGGTGCTGCAGAGCGACCGTGGCCTGACCTATACCGGCGATGTTCCGAAAGGCTCGAAGGTCGTCGAGGGCGAATGGTGGCGCGCGGACTATAGCGGCCCGCCGCTGGTCTCCCTGGAGAAGAAAATCGCCGACGGCTTGAAGCTCAAAATCGGCGACGAAATCGTCGTCAACGTGCTCGGCCGCGACATTCCGGCCAAAATCAGCAACCTGCGCAACGTCGACTGGCAGGGGCTCGGCATCAATTTCGTGCTGGTATTCTCGCCCAACGCCTTCAAGGGCGCGCCGCACAGCCATGTCGCGACCCTGTCCGAGGTCCATCCGGACCCGGCGGGCGATGCCCGGATCATCAAGCAGGTGGCGGATGCTTTTCCGATGGTGACCAGCGTCCGGGTTCGCGAGGCGCTGGAAACCGTCGGGACCGTCATCACCAACCTCGTGCTCGCCATCCGCGGCGCCAGCGCGGTGACGCTGATCTCGGCGATACTGGTGCTGGGCGGCGCGCTGGCCGCCGGCCACCGCCACCGCGTCTACGACGCGGTCATCCTGAAAACGCTGGGTGCAACCCGGGCGCGGCTGCTTGGCGCCTACGCGCTGGAATACCTGATGATCGGCCTCGCCACCGCGGTGTTCGGCGTGATCGCGGGCTCGATTGCGGCCTGGCTGATCGTCACGCGGCTGATGACGCTGAGCTTCATCTGGCAGGCCGGCAGTGCCGCCGGCGTGGTCGCCGCTGCTCTGGTTGTCACGGTAGGGCTCGGGCTCGCCGGGACGTTGCTGGCCCTGAACCAGAAGCCGGCCAGCGTGTTACGGAATTTGTGA